One stretch of Bosea vaviloviae DNA includes these proteins:
- a CDS encoding WecB/TagA/CpsF family glycosyltransferase → MVATLSLNLATQADAPAKPGFATRDIGGIGIAVLTRPAALAEVDDAMVNQRHLKLAFCNANLVNLAAHDQALRRDLAGFLVLADGIGVDLGGWLLHGAGFPANLNGTDFIPGLLATGKRRLRVALLGGRPGIAARASVRLSLQFPEHRFSVLSHGYYAPEEEGALLAKLEATPPDLLLVAFGNPRQERWISGRLGPQHCSVAAGVGALFDFLAGEVPRAPEAFRQLRLEWLFRLWLEPSRLWRRYVLGNPVFVLRMLRARLFERRPTR, encoded by the coding sequence GTGGTCGCCACCCTATCCCTCAATCTTGCGACCCAAGCGGACGCTCCGGCCAAGCCGGGCTTCGCCACGCGCGATATTGGCGGCATCGGGATCGCGGTGCTGACGCGCCCCGCCGCGCTCGCGGAAGTCGATGACGCGATGGTCAATCAGCGGCATCTCAAGCTCGCCTTCTGCAACGCCAATCTCGTCAACCTGGCGGCACATGACCAGGCGCTGCGCCGCGATCTTGCTGGCTTCCTGGTCCTCGCCGACGGGATCGGCGTCGATCTCGGCGGCTGGCTGCTGCATGGCGCCGGCTTCCCGGCCAATCTCAACGGCACGGACTTTATCCCCGGCTTGCTCGCGACGGGTAAACGGCGTCTGCGCGTCGCCCTGCTCGGCGGGCGCCCCGGAATCGCCGCCCGCGCCTCCGTGCGCCTGTCGCTGCAGTTTCCCGAGCATCGCTTCAGCGTGCTCAGCCATGGCTATTACGCCCCCGAGGAAGAGGGCGCGCTGCTGGCGAAACTGGAGGCCACGCCGCCGGATCTGCTTCTGGTCGCTTTCGGCAATCCGCGGCAGGAACGCTGGATCTCCGGGAGGCTCGGACCGCAGCATTGTTCGGTCGCGGCCGGTGTCGGTGCCCTGTTCGATTTCCTGGCCGGTGAGGTGCCGCGCGCGCCCGAGGCGTTCCGTCAATTGAGGCTGGAATGGCTCTTTCGCCTCTGGCTGGAACCCAGCCGGCTCTGGCGCCGTTACGTGCTCGGCAATCCGGTCTTTGTCCTGCGCATGCTGCGCGCCCGGTTGTTCGAGCGTCGACCCACGCGATGA
- a CDS encoding DUF6492 family protein: MKPSYAIATPSYAGDIERCRLLCASIDRFVTGHAMHYLLVEDKDVALFKPLAGPRRQVIAESALLPSWLKPRPDPLALGRRRIWTGFRALRRGIPPLRGWHVQQLRKFALPLVSGEDVILFADSDMLFLRPFDVTYLGEDQAVRLYVKPAGITAAMTEHVAWCEMAARLLGLPRPTMPSPDYINNLVSWRRDNVRALLTRIEQISGRDWVSAIASQRQFSEYMIYGYFVERVLGLEAAGHTPDGFELCKVYWGGDAGGLASLRSFEDVLDEGQVAVGVQSFIGQPVERLKALFEAQ, encoded by the coding sequence ATGAAACCGAGCTACGCTATCGCCACGCCGAGCTATGCTGGCGACATTGAGCGCTGCCGCCTGCTTTGCGCCAGCATCGACCGCTTCGTCACCGGCCATGCGATGCATTACCTGCTGGTCGAGGACAAGGACGTCGCGCTGTTCAAGCCGCTGGCGGGCCCGCGCCGGCAGGTGATCGCCGAATCCGCGCTGCTGCCATCCTGGCTCAAGCCCCGGCCCGATCCGCTCGCGCTCGGCCGGCGGCGGATCTGGACCGGTTTTCGCGCATTGCGGCGCGGCATCCCACCCTTGCGCGGCTGGCACGTCCAGCAATTGCGGAAATTCGCTCTGCCGCTGGTCAGCGGCGAAGACGTGATCCTCTTCGCCGATTCCGACATGCTGTTCCTGCGGCCGTTCGATGTGACGTATCTCGGCGAGGACCAGGCGGTCCGGCTCTATGTGAAGCCCGCCGGCATCACCGCTGCCATGACCGAGCATGTCGCCTGGTGCGAGATGGCGGCGCGGCTGCTCGGATTGCCCCGGCCGACCATGCCCAGCCCCGACTACATCAATAATCTGGTGAGTTGGCGCCGCGACAATGTCCGGGCGCTGCTGACGCGTATCGAGCAGATCAGCGGACGCGACTGGGTCAGCGCGATCGCCTCCCAGCGGCAATTCTCCGAATACATGATCTACGGCTACTTCGTGGAGCGCGTGCTCGGCCTCGAGGCTGCCGGCCACACCCCGGACGGCTTTGAACTCTGCAAGGTCTATTGGGGCGGCGATGCCGGCGGGCTGGCGAGCCTGCGCTCCTTCGAGGATGTCCTCGACGAGGGCCAGGTTGCGGTCGGCGTGCAATCCTTCATCGGCCAGCCGGTCGAGCGATTGAAGGCGCTGTTCGAGGCGCAGTAG
- a CDS encoding lipopolysaccharide biosynthesis protein: protein MSPDRSTILTYLTILSGSAGRLVISLVYFLIVANTLTLGEFGLFATASASGLILSRLLAFGFVSPVYRVATVKPRLLGAYLAGFAGLACLSVPVIMLAAAGVYAALFADRLALLPFALIIGAEIVGWRLVEVVAIVNNGLRRFREAALLVIIGSSLRTLAAILFYLYGHASLTVWAWAYLAVTLATALLALAFFLPKLRWRLAHRLYPRRMADALYASAADIVFYVQAELDKLLVLALAGERTAGLYAIAMRVIDLTAMPVRSFNQMLVQKIMQERGLGGGLGQRALIEFGIALISVAGLAAIILLLKPFPGALGRNVSEAAYLFLPMLLVPAFRNLVEYHAELLYARERTGSRIMLLCAVTALKAALVSWVMTRFSAGDAWALWLNAVFGLVYILSAAVTYRLLATAPRTAPSIARPAGR, encoded by the coding sequence ATGTCGCCTGACCGCTCCACCATCTTGACCTACCTCACGATCCTGAGCGGCTCGGCAGGTCGGCTCGTCATCTCCCTTGTCTACTTCCTCATCGTTGCGAATACGTTGACTCTCGGCGAATTCGGTTTGTTCGCGACCGCCTCCGCCAGCGGCCTGATCCTGTCGCGCTTGCTGGCCTTCGGTTTCGTCTCGCCGGTCTATCGCGTCGCCACCGTCAAGCCGCGATTGCTCGGGGCCTATCTCGCCGGCTTCGCCGGGCTTGCCTGCCTCTCCGTCCCGGTCATCATGCTGGCTGCGGCGGGCGTCTACGCGGCCCTGTTCGCCGACCGGCTCGCGCTCCTGCCCTTCGCCCTGATCATCGGGGCCGAGATCGTCGGCTGGCGACTGGTCGAGGTCGTCGCCATCGTCAATAACGGGCTGCGGCGTTTCCGCGAGGCGGCGCTGCTCGTCATCATCGGCTCGTCGCTGCGGACGCTGGCCGCCATCCTGTTCTATCTTTACGGCCATGCCAGCCTCACCGTCTGGGCCTGGGCCTATCTCGCCGTGACGCTGGCGACGGCGCTGCTCGCGCTCGCATTCTTCCTGCCGAAACTGCGCTGGCGCCTCGCGCATCGACTTTATCCGCGCCGCATGGCCGACGCGCTCTACGCCAGTGCCGCCGACATCGTCTTCTATGTCCAGGCCGAGCTGGACAAGCTCCTGGTGCTGGCGCTCGCCGGGGAGCGCACGGCCGGGCTCTACGCCATCGCGATGCGCGTCATCGATCTGACCGCGATGCCGGTACGCAGCTTCAACCAGATGCTGGTGCAGAAGATCATGCAGGAGCGCGGCCTTGGTGGCGGGCTCGGGCAGCGGGCGCTGATCGAGTTCGGCATCGCGCTGATCTCGGTCGCGGGTCTCGCCGCCATCATCCTGCTGCTGAAGCCGTTTCCCGGGGCGCTCGGCCGTAACGTCTCGGAGGCCGCCTATCTCTTCCTGCCGATGCTGCTGGTGCCCGCCTTCCGCAATCTCGTCGAATATCACGCCGAATTGCTCTATGCCCGGGAGCGCACCGGCTCACGCATCATGCTGCTGTGCGCCGTGACGGCGCTGAAAGCCGCGCTGGTCTCCTGGGTGATGACGCGCTTTTCCGCCGGCGACGCCTGGGCGCTCTGGCTCAACGCCGTCTTCGGGCTGGTCTACATCCTGTCGGCGGCTGTGACCTACCGGCTGCTGGCTACTGCGCCTCGAACAGCGCCTTCAATCGCTCGACCGGCTGGCCGATGA
- a CDS encoding endo-1,4-beta-xylanase, whose amino-acid sequence MNEPAPPRYDAPLTRRDALLAGAGLVAAGLTASRAAAQRAPIPFGSAAQIETFREDPLYREALKRYCDVIVPMNDLKWEALRHDRSKFDFSGADELIAFAERNGQAVRGHALLWGEALPPWAKAMTSRTEAERELIRHIEVVVDRYKGRIATWDVVNEVIRFDPRPEPMRDTIWQRLLGPEHVEIAFRTAARVDPKARLVLNDFAFEEPSPLIAARRQTALDLVRKLQDKNIPIHGVGMQAHLYAENPIDTHGVQLFVEALGKLAVDVEITELDVIDWKLPADIATRDRAAASLVSTYLNAVTTARPPKAIVTWGLCDRYSWIHETFPRRDTAKARPLPLDADYKPKLMMNVLNRYRRSAG is encoded by the coding sequence ATGAACGAGCCCGCCCCGCCCCGATATGACGCGCCTTTGACGCGGCGCGACGCGCTGCTCGCTGGCGCCGGGCTGGTTGCGGCCGGGCTCACGGCTTCGCGCGCCGCGGCGCAGCGCGCGCCAATTCCGTTCGGCTCGGCGGCGCAGATCGAGACCTTTCGCGAGGACCCGCTCTATCGCGAGGCGCTGAAGCGCTATTGCGACGTGATCGTGCCGATGAACGACCTGAAATGGGAGGCCCTGCGGCACGACCGGTCGAAGTTCGACTTCTCGGGCGCCGACGAGCTCATCGCCTTCGCCGAGCGCAACGGCCAGGCCGTGCGCGGCCATGCCCTGCTCTGGGGCGAAGCCTTGCCGCCCTGGGCCAAGGCGATGACCAGCCGCACTGAGGCAGAACGCGAACTGATCCGCCATATCGAGGTGGTGGTCGACCGCTATAAGGGCCGGATCGCGACCTGGGATGTGGTCAACGAGGTCATCCGCTTCGACCCACGCCCTGAGCCGATGCGCGACACGATCTGGCAGCGCCTGCTCGGCCCCGAGCATGTCGAGATCGCCTTCCGCACCGCCGCCAGGGTCGATCCCAAGGCGCGGCTCGTGCTGAACGACTTCGCCTTCGAGGAACCAAGCCCGCTGATCGCCGCGCGCCGGCAGACGGCGCTCGATCTCGTCCGCAAGCTGCAGGATAAAAACATCCCGATCCACGGCGTCGGCATGCAGGCGCATCTCTATGCCGAGAACCCGATCGACACCCACGGCGTGCAGCTCTTCGTCGAGGCGCTCGGTAAGCTCGCGGTCGATGTCGAGATCACCGAGCTCGACGTGATCGACTGGAAGCTGCCGGCCGACATCGCGACGCGCGACCGCGCCGCCGCCAGTCTGGTCTCGACCTATCTCAACGCCGTCACCACGGCCCGTCCACCCAAGGCGATCGTGACCTGGGGGCTATGCGACCGCTATTCCTGGATTCACGAGACTTTTCCGCGGCGAGACACGGCGAAGGCGCGGCCCTTGCCGCTGGACGCCGATTACAAGCCGAAACTGATGATGAACGTGCTCAACCGCTATCGACGGAGTGCCGGTTGA
- a CDS encoding exopolysaccharide transport family protein — MKRGIMFTTTETAAEEPAEKRQERRKQAHAPAAVAPDALARLTDPAWLAATLWNRKGLIILSALLGLVLAGLASLLLPPKYISTAQLFIDPRDLRVLQNEVSPNAVSGDPTSITGYLESQARVIASDSIKSRVVESEGLDKDPEFGGEASKSGLMRILSEFLPSSGAPAHEGMLYALAALDKSVAVRRGERTFVIDISVTSKEAAKAARIANALANAYLDDQASVRADAAQRATGALTGRLEELRNRLRSAEDKAEKYKEANNIVGFGGKSMTEEQLALNNAQLVALRTRATEAKAKYDQTLATRAASIEAGAVPEAVASNTMTALRSQLGAALNKEADLLASLGARHPALASAQAQVRDARRQIAEELARIGRAAKVEYDRAVEAERQISRRVDQLTKTQYAASRASVELRELEREVESSRVVYDAFLRRARETGELAGIDTTNARIISQAMPPLEKSGITRRTIAMLGGIGGGGVGAMLAIGLALMASGPLPAPAAQPAAGFSFWRRRTRTPAQAEPDAPAIEASPPEDLAPAPVPDKAPTAPDAQPAGAKTGWRRFTTIQGGQAERLPEIVQAAAAPLLATLPAVRHRRWRRNEDEPRSVFQSKAHLVDVLDKPNAAFAKAIRTTRMALAKEGAPSARRRVLVLGLRSNAGASTLALNLALDAAQEGLPALLVDAGLGENSLTKVFAADAQAGLHEIATGAAGLVRAALQDEGTGLFFLPRVGRVDLVTPEQIGDGFFAAARRFGPIVIDGAALGSDGLSQGFADAVDDIILVIRKGEVAAGDLAQANDALGPNAAKIRGFVVNEA, encoded by the coding sequence GTGAAGCGTGGTATAATGTTCACCACCACCGAAACGGCAGCGGAAGAGCCGGCCGAAAAGCGGCAGGAGCGCCGCAAGCAGGCACATGCCCCGGCTGCAGTTGCGCCCGACGCGCTTGCGCGCCTGACCGATCCAGCCTGGCTCGCCGCCACGCTCTGGAACCGCAAGGGGCTGATCATCCTGTCGGCGCTGCTGGGCCTGGTTCTCGCGGGGCTGGCGAGCCTGCTGCTGCCGCCGAAATACATCTCGACGGCGCAGCTCTTCATCGACCCGCGCGACCTGCGCGTGCTCCAGAACGAGGTCTCGCCGAACGCCGTCAGCGGGGACCCGACCTCGATCACCGGCTATCTCGAAAGCCAGGCGCGCGTCATCGCCTCCGACAGCATCAAATCGCGCGTCGTCGAGAGCGAAGGGCTCGACAAGGATCCCGAATTCGGCGGAGAGGCCAGCAAGTCCGGGCTGATGCGCATCCTGTCCGAGTTTCTGCCGAGCAGTGGCGCGCCGGCGCATGAAGGCATGCTCTACGCGCTGGCGGCGCTCGACAAGAGCGTTGCCGTCCGGCGCGGTGAGCGCACCTTCGTCATCGACATCTCCGTGACGTCCAAGGAGGCCGCGAAGGCCGCGCGCATCGCCAATGCGTTGGCCAACGCCTATCTCGACGACCAGGCCTCGGTCAGGGCCGATGCCGCGCAGCGCGCCACCGGCGCCCTCACCGGTCGCCTGGAGGAATTGCGCAACCGCCTGCGCAGCGCCGAGGACAAGGCGGAGAAATACAAGGAAGCCAACAACATCGTTGGCTTCGGCGGCAAATCGATGACCGAGGAGCAGCTCGCGCTGAACAACGCCCAGCTTGTGGCGCTGCGCACGCGGGCGACCGAGGCCAAGGCGAAATACGACCAGACGCTGGCGACACGCGCCGCCAGCATCGAGGCTGGCGCGGTGCCCGAGGCTGTCGCCTCCAACACCATGACGGCGTTGCGCTCGCAGCTCGGCGCGGCGCTGAACAAGGAGGCGGATCTGCTCGCCTCCTTGGGCGCGCGCCACCCGGCGCTCGCCTCGGCGCAGGCGCAGGTGCGCGACGCGCGCCGGCAGATCGCAGAGGAGCTCGCCCGCATCGGCCGCGCCGCCAAGGTCGAGTACGATCGCGCCGTCGAAGCCGAGCGCCAGATCTCCCGGCGCGTCGACCAACTGACCAAGACGCAATATGCCGCGAGCCGCGCCTCGGTCGAGCTGCGCGAGCTCGAGCGCGAGGTCGAATCCTCTCGCGTCGTCTACGACGCCTTTCTGCGGCGCGCGCGCGAAACCGGCGAGCTCGCCGGCATCGACACCACCAATGCCCGCATCATCAGCCAGGCCATGCCACCGCTGGAGAAGAGCGGCATCACGCGGCGGACCATCGCGATGCTCGGCGGCATCGGCGGTGGCGGCGTGGGCGCCATGCTCGCGATCGGACTGGCTCTGATGGCCAGCGGCCCGCTTCCGGCTCCCGCCGCGCAGCCTGCGGCCGGGTTCAGCTTCTGGCGGCGCCGGACGCGCACGCCAGCGCAGGCAGAGCCGGACGCGCCTGCCATCGAAGCGAGCCCGCCCGAAGATCTCGCTCCCGCTCCTGTTCCGGACAAAGCTCCGACCGCGCCAGACGCCCAGCCCGCTGGCGCGAAGACGGGCTGGCGGCGCTTCACCACCATCCAGGGCGGGCAGGCCGAGCGCCTTCCCGAGATCGTCCAGGCAGCAGCCGCTCCCTTGCTCGCCACATTGCCTGCCGTCAGGCATCGGCGCTGGCGGCGCAACGAGGACGAGCCGCGCTCGGTCTTCCAGTCCAAGGCGCATCTCGTCGATGTGCTCGACAAGCCCAACGCCGCCTTTGCCAAGGCGATCAGGACAACCAGGATGGCACTGGCCAAGGAGGGTGCCCCCAGCGCCAGGCGCCGCGTCCTGGTGCTCGGACTGCGCTCCAATGCCGGCGCCTCGACGCTCGCGCTCAATCTCGCGCTCGACGCGGCGCAGGAGGGTCTGCCCGCGCTGCTGGTCGATGCCGGCCTCGGCGAGAACAGCCTGACCAAGGTGTTCGCGGCGGACGCGCAAGCCGGCCTTCATGAGATCGCTACGGGGGCGGCCGGCCTCGTGCGTGCGGCCTTGCAGGACGAAGGCACCGGCCTGTTCTTCCTGCCTCGCGTCGGGCGGGTCGATCTCGTCACCCCGGAGCAGATCGGCGACGGCTTCTTCGCCGCGGCGCGACGTTTCGGACCCATCGTGATCGACGGCGCGGCGCTGGGCAGCGACGGCCTGTCGCAAGGCTTCGCGGACGCCGTCGACGACATCATCCTCGTCATCCGCAAGGGCGAGGTCGCCGCCGGCGATCTGGCGCAGGCCAATGACGCGCTTGGCCCCAACGCCGCCAAGATCCGCGGCTTCGTCGTCAACGAGGCTTGA
- a CDS encoding O-antigen ligase family protein — protein sequence MSATGIEARATPAAAGSEAGQNLRGFIFVAAFLLVWISTGPFKGSYEVPNEDTANVINQLSFSLIAVLGIASAALSGGRAAQAYLRPSWILLITWMTIGVIQSANSDVSMRAFRFTLVVLVIAGSVMLLPQGRRHFASLIGTASLIVVLICYAGLVIYPDIAVHSAGDALEPEHAGAWRGLFDHKNIAGAMMVVFVLIGIFVTTTSPRLGWALAGLATVFLFFTGSKTSMGLGPFVVLVGLACARIRSLWLRALLALGPLALLLTATIGSVLFKSIDTALQALSPGQTFTGRTEIWKFALDRLWNRPILGYGFEGFWRSDYVMFADIGEGETGIAQGMVHGHSGYVDLAIGLGVPGLMLGLIVLILLPLRDHHRVLPTPENKALAELFFRIWLFCVYSACLESFFFRRADPVWFALLVSVIGLRLTSRYRVTP from the coding sequence ATGAGCGCGACCGGCATCGAGGCGCGCGCGACGCCGGCAGCGGCCGGGAGCGAGGCTGGCCAGAATCTGCGCGGCTTCATCTTCGTCGCGGCCTTCCTGCTCGTCTGGATCTCGACCGGCCCGTTCAAGGGCAGCTACGAGGTTCCCAACGAGGACACCGCGAACGTCATCAACCAGCTCAGCTTCTCGCTGATCGCCGTGCTCGGCATCGCCAGCGCCGCCCTGTCGGGCGGCCGGGCGGCGCAGGCCTATCTCAGGCCGAGCTGGATCCTGCTGATCACCTGGATGACGATCGGCGTCATCCAGTCGGCCAATTCCGACGTCTCGATGCGCGCCTTCCGCTTTACGCTGGTGGTGCTGGTGATCGCCGGTTCGGTCATGCTGCTGCCCCAGGGCCGGCGCCATTTTGCCAGCCTCATCGGCACGGCGTCATTGATCGTGGTGCTGATCTGCTATGCCGGCCTCGTGATCTACCCCGATATCGCCGTCCATTCGGCCGGGGATGCGCTCGAACCCGAGCATGCCGGGGCTTGGCGCGGCCTGTTCGACCACAAGAACATCGCCGGCGCGATGATGGTGGTTTTCGTGCTGATCGGCATCTTCGTGACGACGACATCGCCGCGCCTGGGCTGGGCGCTTGCCGGGCTCGCGACGGTCTTCCTGTTCTTCACCGGCTCCAAGACCTCGATGGGGCTTGGGCCCTTCGTCGTGCTGGTCGGGCTCGCCTGCGCGCGGATCAGGAGCCTGTGGCTGCGCGCGCTGCTGGCGCTCGGCCCGCTCGCTTTGCTGCTCACGGCAACCATCGGCTCCGTGCTGTTCAAGTCGATCGACACCGCCCTGCAGGCGCTCAGCCCCGGCCAGACCTTCACCGGCCGCACCGAGATCTGGAAATTCGCGCTCGACAGGCTCTGGAACCGGCCGATCCTCGGCTATGGCTTCGAGGGCTTCTGGCGCAGCGACTATGTCATGTTCGCCGATATCGGCGAAGGCGAGACCGGCATCGCCCAGGGCATGGTCCATGGCCATAGTGGCTATGTCGACCTCGCCATCGGGCTCGGCGTTCCCGGGCTGATGCTCGGCCTGATCGTGCTGATCCTGCTGCCGCTGCGCGACCATCACCGCGTCCTGCCCACGCCGGAGAACAAGGCGCTGGCCGAGCTCTTCTTCCGGATCTGGCTGTTCTGCGTCTATTCGGCCTGCCTGGAGAGCTTCTTCTTCCGCCGCGCCGACCCGGTCTGGTTCGCGCTCCTGGTCTCTGTGATCGGCTTGCGATTGACCTCGAGATACCGGGTCACGCCCTAG
- a CDS encoding glycosyltransferase family 2 protein has protein sequence MAPTENDPIFDAAAAAPLAVTGFDSTETFTIVARSPEEALRGVESVVCVPTFKRPDMLEATLRSLAAQQGGHDFAIIIVENEGVERAGATRAKALLEAGLFKGLVIVEPRQGNCKAYNAAWRCALTRFPALEQLLGIDDDEQAEPGWLGAFLRAAETAPAELFGGSVTPVFEDASRAWLKAHPVFRSHYAATGPIPILYSSANYLIRRQVLERLGFPFFDESFDFTGGGDSDFFSRAKAAGFRFWWVQEAAQVETMPARRSETGWIAARAFRNGALSAQIARRQQPGLAGRLKVLAKSLTLLAVSPFRGLALALRTHSILIGLYHAQVALGRLMSEFGVANEQYRKPEKN, from the coding sequence ATGGCCCCGACCGAGAATGACCCGATCTTCGATGCCGCCGCCGCAGCGCCGCTCGCGGTGACCGGCTTCGACTCGACCGAGACCTTCACGATCGTCGCACGCTCGCCGGAGGAGGCCTTGCGCGGCGTCGAAAGCGTCGTCTGCGTGCCGACCTTCAAGCGGCCCGACATGCTGGAGGCGACCTTGCGCTCGTTGGCCGCGCAGCAGGGCGGGCATGACTTCGCAATCATCATCGTCGAGAACGAAGGCGTCGAGCGTGCCGGCGCCACCCGCGCCAAGGCGCTGCTGGAAGCCGGCCTGTTCAAGGGTCTCGTCATCGTCGAGCCGCGCCAGGGCAACTGCAAGGCCTATAACGCCGCCTGGCGCTGCGCCCTGACGCGGTTTCCGGCGCTCGAGCAGCTGCTCGGCATCGATGACGACGAGCAGGCCGAGCCCGGCTGGCTCGGCGCCTTCCTGCGCGCGGCGGAGACGGCTCCGGCCGAGCTCTTCGGCGGCTCGGTCACGCCGGTTTTCGAGGATGCCTCGCGCGCCTGGCTGAAGGCGCACCCGGTGTTTCGCTCGCATTATGCCGCGACCGGCCCGATCCCGATCCTCTATTCCAGCGCCAACTACCTGATCCGGCGGCAGGTGCTGGAGCGGCTGGGTTTCCCCTTCTTCGACGAGAGCTTCGATTTCACCGGCGGCGGCGACAGCGATTTCTTCTCGCGCGCCAAGGCGGCGGGCTTCCGCTTCTGGTGGGTGCAGGAGGCGGCTCAAGTCGAGACCATGCCGGCGAGGCGCAGCGAAACCGGCTGGATCGCGGCGCGCGCTTTCCGCAATGGCGCGCTCTCGGCGCAGATCGCGCGGCGCCAGCAGCCCGGCCTGGCAGGCCGGCTCAAGGTCCTGGCGAAATCGCTGACATTGCTGGCCGTCTCGCCCTTTCGCGGGCTCGCTTTGGCCCTGCGCACGCATTCCATCCTGATCGGGCTTTATCACGCGCAGGTGGCGCTGGGCCGATTGATGTCGGAATTCGGCGTCGCCAACGAGCAGTATCGCAAGCCGGAGAAGAACTAG
- a CDS encoding glycosyltransferase: protein MRLAFLTSLIPVARPDTGFEIANAAILDALRAAGHEVTAIGFLRPGEVPAVPEGAVVIDAIDIENAAVPARRKLQWILAALAKGLPVACAKLRLAGEGRLIEAVRAHGPFDALILNSVMLPGAFPELLSLGPCVLVEHNIEHVSARQSAAHSANPLLRRLFAREARLLERIERRLWDEARFVWTLAEADRAALGPAYQAKSAALPLVSCPARNAAAETAEPAPAYDIGLIGTWTWAPNFIGLDWFLREICPLLPSDITVAVAGRLSSEMPDLPPQVTLVGRVPDADEFLRSCRIVALSSRAGTGVQLKTIEAMQLGLPAVATTLSCRGFSEMPANFSIADTPQAFAQALIARLGTIRAGDRQRLDGAAFMTGQRAALAAGLAQGLAAANGEWRVANGE, encoded by the coding sequence TTGCGCCTCGCCTTCCTGACCTCGTTGATCCCGGTCGCCCGGCCCGACACCGGTTTCGAGATCGCCAATGCCGCGATCCTCGACGCGCTGCGCGCTGCCGGTCACGAGGTCACGGCCATCGGCTTCCTGCGGCCGGGCGAGGTTCCAGCCGTTCCCGAAGGCGCGGTCGTGATCGACGCCATCGATATCGAGAACGCCGCCGTACCGGCCCGGCGCAAGCTGCAATGGATACTGGCCGCCCTGGCGAAGGGTCTGCCGGTTGCTTGCGCGAAGCTGCGATTGGCCGGCGAGGGCCGCTTGATCGAAGCGGTGCGGGCGCATGGACCGTTCGATGCGCTCATCCTGAATTCGGTGATGCTGCCGGGCGCCTTCCCGGAATTGCTCAGCCTGGGCCCTTGCGTGCTGGTCGAGCATAATATCGAGCATGTCTCGGCGCGGCAGAGCGCGGCGCACAGCGCCAATCCGCTGCTGCGCCGGCTCTTCGCCCGCGAAGCAAGGCTGCTGGAGCGCATCGAGCGCCGGCTCTGGGACGAGGCGCGCTTCGTCTGGACGCTGGCCGAGGCGGATCGCGCCGCGCTCGGCCCGGCATATCAGGCGAAGTCGGCGGCGCTGCCGCTGGTCTCGTGCCCCGCCCGCAACGCTGCCGCTGAGACGGCGGAACCCGCGCCCGCCTATGATATCGGCCTGATCGGAACCTGGACCTGGGCGCCGAATTTCATCGGCCTCGACTGGTTCCTGCGCGAGATCTGCCCGCTGCTGCCATCCGACATCACGGTCGCTGTCGCCGGCCGGCTGTCAAGCGAGATGCCGGACCTGCCGCCGCAGGTAACACTTGTCGGTAGGGTGCCCGATGCCGACGAGTTCCTGCGTTCCTGCCGGATCGTGGCGCTGTCGAGCCGCGCCGGCACCGGCGTACAATTGAAGACGATCGAGGCGATGCAGCTCGGCCTGCCCGCTGTGGCGACGACGTTGTCCTGCCGGGGCTTTTCGGAGATGCCGGCGAATTTCAGCATCGCCGATACGCCTCAGGCCTTCGCGCAGGCGCTGATTGCGCGCCTTGGCACCATCCGTGCCGGCGACCGGCAGCGCCTGGACGGGGCCGCCTTCATGACCGGCCAACGCGCGGCGCTGGCCGCCGGGCTGGCGCAGGGGCTTGCCGCCGCGAATGGCGAATGGCGAGTGGCGAATGGCGAGTAA